In Vibrio neptunius, the following are encoded in one genomic region:
- a CDS encoding enoyl-CoA hydratase/isomerase family protein: MTNLIDNSYLTGNIDDLGVATLSLNRPDKHNAFNAQVIEQLIESIHSLAQRSEVRCLVLRGNGKHFSAGADLGWMQSMIAKSELENQQDASRLAQLMHCLDNFPHPTIAVVHGCAFGGALGLICCCDVAIADHSALFCLSEVKLGLVPATIGPYVNRTIGARQSRRYMLTAERFDANKAVEIGLIHEAVEISQLEKTVTAIVNQWLLNSPAALTQTKALIRECDTQVLDDALIEYTSQLIAKVRVSDQGQEGLKAFFDKRPPNWAIGGSE, translated from the coding sequence ATGACAAATCTAATCGATAACAGCTATCTCACTGGCAACATCGATGACTTAGGCGTTGCCACTCTGTCACTTAATCGGCCAGACAAACACAATGCCTTCAACGCACAGGTCATCGAACAGTTGATAGAATCGATTCACTCACTGGCTCAGCGTTCAGAGGTGAGATGTTTAGTGTTACGTGGTAACGGAAAACACTTTTCGGCAGGCGCTGATCTTGGCTGGATGCAGTCAATGATAGCTAAAAGTGAACTGGAAAATCAGCAAGATGCTTCAAGACTTGCTCAGTTGATGCATTGCTTGGATAACTTCCCTCACCCAACTATCGCTGTTGTTCATGGCTGCGCGTTTGGCGGAGCGCTCGGGCTAATCTGCTGCTGTGATGTCGCTATTGCTGACCATAGCGCCCTATTCTGCCTCAGTGAGGTAAAGCTAGGATTAGTTCCAGCGACCATTGGGCCCTATGTAAACCGCACGATCGGTGCTCGCCAGTCAAGGCGCTACATGCTGACTGCTGAACGTTTCGACGCCAACAAAGCGGTTGAGATTGGTTTAATTCATGAAGCTGTCGAAATCAGCCAACTGGAAAAAACCGTCACTGCTATCGTCAATCAGTGGCTACTCAATAGCCCCGCGGCCCTGACTCAAACTAAAGCACTGATCCGAGAGTGTGATACTCAGGTGCTTGATGATGCTTTGATTGAATATACCAGTCAATTAATCGCAAAAGTTAGGGTATCCGACCAAGGGCAAGAAGGTCTAAAGGCTTTCTTTGATAAGCGGCCACCAAATTGGGCGATAGGAGGCAGTGAATGA
- a CDS encoding enoyl-CoA hydratase — protein MNHSEGSTIQHTIRNHVAIVTMNNPPANTWTAQSLAQLKQLVLDLNDDKDVYALVITGQGEKFFSAGADLKVFADGDKSVAVDMSRLFGEAFETLSAFRGVSIAAINGYAMGGGLEVALACDIRIAEEQAVMALPEAKVGLLPCAGGTQNLTALVGEGWAKRVILCGEQLDAAKALNIKLVEEVVSKGNALDAAISLAEMVANQSPSSVTACKSLIQNTRTSPLAHGLIKERELFIQLFDTQDQTEGVNAFLEKRQPQWKNS, from the coding sequence ATGAATCATTCAGAAGGAAGTACTATTCAACATACGATTCGCAACCATGTGGCTATCGTGACCATGAACAACCCTCCGGCGAATACATGGACAGCACAAAGTTTGGCGCAATTGAAACAACTTGTCTTAGATCTTAATGACGATAAAGACGTTTACGCCCTAGTCATTACCGGGCAGGGTGAGAAGTTCTTCTCCGCCGGCGCTGATCTTAAAGTGTTTGCTGATGGCGACAAATCCGTCGCGGTGGATATGTCCCGCTTGTTTGGTGAGGCATTTGAAACCCTATCTGCATTCCGAGGTGTTTCTATTGCTGCTATTAACGGCTACGCGATGGGGGGCGGTCTTGAAGTGGCATTAGCTTGCGACATTCGAATTGCTGAAGAGCAGGCGGTGATGGCGCTGCCGGAAGCTAAAGTCGGCCTGTTGCCTTGTGCGGGTGGAACGCAAAACTTGACGGCGTTGGTCGGAGAAGGGTGGGCGAAACGCGTCATATTATGCGGTGAACAGCTTGATGCGGCGAAAGCGCTCAACATAAAGCTGGTGGAAGAAGTGGTAAGCAAAGGAAACGCTCTTGATGCCGCCATTAGCCTTGCAGAAATGGTAGCAAATCAATCGCCATCTTCGGTCACGGCTTGTAAGTCATTGATACAAAATACGAGGACGAGTCCACTAGCTCACGGTTTGATCAAGGAACGTGAACTGTTTATTCAGTTGTTCGACACTCAAGATCAAACCGAAGGTGTCAATGCGTTCCTAGAAAAACGTCAACCTCAATGGAAAAATAGCTAG
- a CDS encoding methylcrotonoyl-CoA carboxylase produces the protein MAIIKTKIKTDSPLFTKNQQAMSGLVEKLSADVESIKQGGGARAVERQRKKGKLPVRERIDLLLDQGSDFLEIGQFAAWNVYEQSIPCAGVVAGIGKIKGVTCMVLANDPSVKGGTYYPLTVKKHLRAQEIAERCHLPCVYLVDSGGANLPHQAEVFPDKDHFGRIFFNQARMSAKGIPQIAVVLGPCTAGGAYIPAMADVSVIVKKQGTIFLAGPPLVKAATGEIVTDEELGGADVHCRKSGVADYYAENEQQAFHMAREALASSNQEPVIPQTHKVLPPRLPAEDIYGVVNADLRLSFDVREVIARIVDDSDFDEFKALFGMTLVCGFARIEGKLIGIVANNGILFAESAQKGAHFIELCAKRKIPLLFLQNITGFMVGKKVEEGGIAKHGAKLVMAVACADVPKFTIIIGGSYGAGNYGMCGRAYEPTMMWMWPNARISVMGGEQAAGVLTQVKREVLKRQGEPWSEVEEGQFRQTIVDQYEEQGHPYYASARLWDDGIIDPKQTRHVLAQALTATEHAPMPDSQFGIFRM, from the coding sequence ATGGCAATCATAAAAACTAAAATCAAAACCGACTCTCCCCTGTTCACTAAGAATCAGCAAGCGATGAGTGGACTGGTCGAAAAATTAAGTGCAGATGTTGAATCCATCAAACAAGGTGGCGGCGCTAGGGCTGTTGAAAGACAGCGCAAGAAAGGCAAACTTCCCGTACGAGAGCGCATTGATCTGCTGCTCGATCAAGGTTCAGATTTCTTAGAAATCGGCCAATTCGCGGCCTGGAATGTTTACGAACAATCCATCCCTTGCGCCGGTGTCGTTGCAGGTATCGGCAAGATCAAAGGGGTAACCTGTATGGTGCTTGCCAACGATCCGTCTGTTAAAGGCGGGACTTACTACCCACTGACAGTGAAAAAGCACCTCAGAGCCCAGGAAATTGCCGAGCGCTGCCACTTACCCTGTGTTTATCTAGTCGACTCGGGCGGTGCGAACTTACCTCACCAAGCAGAGGTGTTTCCAGACAAAGACCATTTCGGGCGTATTTTCTTTAATCAAGCACGCATGTCCGCCAAGGGCATACCCCAAATAGCGGTAGTTCTTGGTCCTTGTACCGCTGGGGGCGCTTATATTCCTGCCATGGCCGATGTCTCGGTCATCGTAAAAAAACAAGGCACGATTTTCCTAGCAGGGCCTCCTTTAGTTAAGGCCGCCACAGGTGAAATCGTCACGGACGAAGAACTCGGCGGCGCGGATGTTCACTGCCGTAAATCTGGGGTAGCAGACTACTACGCGGAAAATGAACAACAAGCTTTCCATATGGCGAGAGAAGCACTTGCTAGCAGCAACCAAGAGCCTGTGATCCCTCAAACACACAAGGTTTTACCACCACGTCTACCCGCTGAGGACATCTATGGCGTCGTCAATGCTGACTTGCGCTTGTCTTTCGACGTGAGAGAAGTGATTGCACGTATTGTCGATGATTCCGATTTCGATGAATTTAAAGCCTTATTCGGCATGACGCTGGTGTGTGGCTTTGCTCGTATCGAAGGCAAACTCATTGGTATTGTCGCCAACAACGGCATCTTGTTTGCGGAATCAGCTCAGAAAGGGGCTCACTTTATCGAGCTGTGTGCTAAGCGAAAAATTCCATTGCTGTTCCTACAGAACATTACCGGATTCATGGTCGGCAAAAAAGTTGAAGAAGGTGGCATCGCCAAACATGGCGCCAAACTCGTCATGGCAGTGGCGTGCGCTGACGTTCCCAAGTTCACCATTATCATCGGCGGATCCTACGGGGCGGGCAACTACGGCATGTGTGGGCGAGCTTATGAGCCAACGATGATGTGGATGTGGCCTAACGCCCGAATCTCGGTAATGGGCGGAGAACAAGCCGCTGGCGTACTCACCCAAGTCAAGCGTGAGGTCTTGAAACGCCAAGGTGAACCTTGGTCAGAAGTGGAAGAAGGCCAGTTCAGGCAAACTATCGTTGATCAGTATGAGGAACAAGGCCACCCGTACTATGCGAGTGCTCGCCTTTGGGACGATGGCATCATTGATCCGAAACAGACCCGACATGTCTTGGCTCAAGCGCTTACCGCAACCGAGCATGCTCCGATGCCCGATAGCCAATTCGGTATCTTTAGAATGTAG
- a CDS encoding MerR family DNA-binding transcriptional regulator, with the protein MVETYKISELAKEFDITTRSIRFYEDMGLIQPDRKGSMRIYQRRDRVRLKLILRGKRLGFSLAEIRDLLELYDTNQIDTQLIKMLKIIDEKEAVLKRQLEDITIVLDDLNTARQRCEEALQRSKAS; encoded by the coding sequence CTGGTGGAAACATACAAAATCAGCGAGCTCGCTAAAGAGTTTGATATCACTACAAGAAGTATCCGCTTTTACGAAGATATGGGCCTAATTCAGCCTGACCGCAAAGGCAGTATGCGGATTTATCAGCGCAGAGACAGGGTTCGTCTCAAGTTGATTTTACGAGGCAAGCGACTTGGTTTTTCCTTGGCCGAGATACGCGACTTGTTAGAGCTTTACGACACGAATCAAATAGATACCCAGTTGATCAAGATGCTCAAAATCATTGACGAAAAAGAAGCCGTACTCAAACGCCAACTTGAGGACATCACCATTGTTCTTGACGATTTGAATACCGCTCGTCAGCGATGTGAAGAAGCGTTACAGCGCTCTAAAGCCAGCTAG
- a CDS encoding CoA-acylating methylmalonate-semialdehyde dehydrogenase, giving the protein MIQSVPLFIGGEFCQSQTNEWVEVTNPATSEVIAKLPCATEQEMEQAVQNAAEVFKSWKEVSVSERARVMLRYQHLLKEHHDELAELISKETGKITIDAKGDVWRGIEVVEQAANIASNMMGETVENVATEIDTYSMIQPLGVCCGITPFNFPAMIPLWMFPLAIAAGNTFVLKPSEQVPLTAMRLAELFEQAGAPKGVLQVVHGRKNQVDKLLVHPLIRAVSFVGSVPVAQYIYQTGTNFNKRVQAFAGAKNHMVVMPDANKAQVINNLVGSSVGAAGQRCMAISVAVFVGESKHWIDDLKTEMAKMTPGAWDDGNAAYGPLISKEAKHRVVSLIEEGKAQGAVCELDGTQCHVAGMPEGNWLGPTLFTGVTTDMSIYEQEIFGPVLVCLQVDTLEEAIELINNNPYGNGTSIFTANGAAARKYQHEIQVGQVGINVPIPVPLPFFSFTGWRGSFYGDLHAYGKQAVRFYTETKTITSRWFDDDIPTGPNLTIQLR; this is encoded by the coding sequence ATGATTCAGTCAGTTCCCTTATTTATTGGCGGTGAGTTCTGCCAGTCACAGACCAATGAATGGGTTGAGGTGACCAACCCGGCAACCAGTGAAGTGATTGCCAAGCTTCCTTGTGCGACCGAGCAGGAAATGGAACAAGCGGTGCAGAACGCCGCTGAAGTGTTTAAGTCTTGGAAGGAAGTGTCAGTGTCTGAGCGAGCTCGTGTGATGCTACGTTATCAGCACTTACTTAAAGAGCACCACGATGAGCTAGCCGAATTGATTTCGAAAGAGACCGGCAAAATTACCATCGATGCAAAAGGGGATGTGTGGCGCGGCATTGAGGTCGTAGAGCAAGCCGCGAATATCGCCAGCAATATGATGGGTGAAACGGTAGAAAATGTGGCAACAGAAATCGACACTTACTCTATGATTCAGCCGTTAGGGGTGTGCTGTGGTATTACGCCATTTAACTTCCCTGCGATGATTCCACTGTGGATGTTCCCGCTTGCGATTGCCGCAGGTAATACCTTCGTGCTCAAACCTTCAGAGCAGGTACCTTTAACAGCGATGCGTTTGGCGGAGTTGTTTGAACAGGCTGGCGCACCAAAGGGTGTTCTTCAGGTTGTTCATGGTCGCAAGAATCAGGTCGACAAACTACTGGTTCACCCTTTGATTCGTGCCGTGTCATTCGTCGGTTCTGTGCCGGTTGCTCAGTACATTTATCAGACGGGTACCAACTTCAACAAACGTGTGCAGGCATTCGCTGGTGCAAAGAACCATATGGTTGTGATGCCAGATGCCAATAAAGCACAGGTGATCAACAACTTGGTCGGCAGCTCTGTTGGCGCTGCAGGTCAACGCTGTATGGCAATCTCTGTTGCCGTATTTGTTGGTGAGTCAAAACATTGGATCGACGACCTCAAGACAGAAATGGCGAAGATGACTCCGGGCGCATGGGATGATGGTAATGCAGCGTATGGGCCATTGATCAGTAAAGAAGCTAAGCATCGTGTTGTGAGTCTGATTGAAGAAGGCAAGGCGCAAGGGGCAGTGTGTGAGTTAGACGGAACTCAGTGTCATGTTGCTGGAATGCCAGAGGGCAACTGGCTTGGCCCAACCTTGTTTACCGGTGTCACTACTGATATGTCAATCTATGAGCAGGAAATCTTCGGCCCTGTATTAGTTTGCTTACAAGTCGATACGTTGGAAGAGGCGATTGAACTGATTAACAACAACCCCTATGGCAACGGAACGTCGATTTTCACCGCAAATGGTGCAGCAGCACGTAAATACCAACATGAAATTCAGGTCGGTCAGGTGGGGATCAATGTGCCGATTCCTGTGCCATTGCCATTCTTTTCATTTACAGGTTGGCGTGGCAGTTTCTATGGCGATTTACATGCCTATGGTAAACAAGCGGTGCGTTTCTATACCGAAACTAAAACGATTACGTCACGCTGGTTTGATGATGATATCCCAACAGGGCCAAACCTAACCATTCAACTGCGATAA
- the mmsB gene encoding 3-hydroxyisobutyrate dehydrogenase — translation MSTIAFIGLGNMGGPMAENLLAAGLKVQVFDLMPQAVRKLESAGAVAAPTVEDAVKGADTVVTMLPAGEHVRAIYLGDHSGGVGLLNMVEDGTFLIDSSTIDPESARIVAQCAAEKGLDFVDAPVSGGVAGAQAGTLTFIVGGSDTAFVKAESVLKHMGKNIFHAGKAGDGQMGKICNNLMLGILMSGTCEALNLGIDNGLDPKVLSNIMLQSSGRNWALELYNPCPGVMETAPASNEFKPGFMSKLMLKDLGLGLDTAAKSQSSVPMGALARNLYAFHNANGNEELDFSSLFEFYQSKK, via the coding sequence ATGAGTACCATAGCGTTTATAGGTTTAGGTAATATGGGCGGCCCAATGGCCGAAAACTTGCTGGCTGCTGGCTTGAAAGTACAGGTATTTGATTTGATGCCGCAAGCTGTCAGGAAATTGGAGTCTGCTGGCGCGGTTGCTGCGCCCACCGTGGAGGATGCCGTGAAAGGCGCAGATACGGTAGTAACCATGTTACCGGCGGGCGAGCATGTCCGAGCGATTTATCTTGGCGACCATAGCGGTGGTGTTGGCTTGTTAAACATGGTTGAAGATGGCACTTTTCTTATTGATTCTTCGACGATTGACCCTGAGTCGGCACGCATTGTTGCCCAGTGCGCGGCAGAAAAAGGTCTCGACTTTGTGGATGCCCCTGTCTCTGGTGGTGTAGCAGGAGCACAAGCGGGTACGCTGACTTTTATTGTCGGAGGCTCGGATACCGCTTTCGTAAAAGCAGAGTCTGTACTTAAACATATGGGTAAAAACATCTTCCATGCCGGTAAAGCGGGTGATGGTCAGATGGGAAAAATATGTAACAACTTAATGCTCGGTATTCTCATGTCAGGGACATGCGAAGCACTGAACTTGGGCATAGATAATGGGCTGGACCCTAAAGTACTTTCCAACATCATGCTGCAAAGCTCTGGCCGTAACTGGGCGCTTGAGCTATACAATCCTTGTCCGGGGGTAATGGAAACCGCACCGGCTAGCAACGAATTTAAGCCAGGGTTTATGAGTAAACTGATGTTGAAAGATCTCGGGCTTGGCTTAGATACGGCTGCAAAGAGTCAATCTTCGGTCCCAATGGGCGCTTTAGCACGAAATCTTTATGCTTTTCACAACGCAAATGGCAATGAAGAGCTAGACTTTTCAAGTTTGTTCGAGTTTTATCAATCTAAAAAGTAA
- a CDS encoding isovaleryl-CoA dehydrogenase encodes MISQYTPLNFGLDESVNMLREHVNAFAREHIAPIAAKVDEDNQFPNHLWTLMGEMGLLGVTIDEQYGGAGMGYLAHVVAMEEISRASASVALSYGAHSNLCVNQIFRNGNAVQREKYLPKLIDGSHIGALAMSEPNAGSDVVSMQLKADLHGDHYVLNGTKMWITNGPDAHVLVVYAKTDPSAASRGITAFIIERDFAGFSHAQKLDKLGMRGSNTCELVFNNCKVPVENVLGEVNQGVKVLMSGLDYERVVLAAGPLGIMQACLDLVVPYVHDRKQFGQSIGEFQLVQAKVADMYTRANAARAYVYTVAAACDRGETTRKDAAGVILYSAELATQLALDAIQLLGGNGYINEFPAGRLLRDAKLYEIGAGTSEIRRMLIGRELFEESR; translated from the coding sequence ATGATATCTCAGTACACCCCCCTCAACTTTGGGCTCGATGAGTCTGTCAATATGTTGCGGGAACACGTCAATGCTTTTGCCCGCGAGCACATTGCACCTATCGCGGCCAAAGTGGATGAGGATAATCAATTCCCGAACCACTTATGGACACTAATGGGCGAAATGGGCTTGCTTGGCGTGACCATAGACGAACAATATGGTGGCGCAGGTATGGGCTATTTGGCACACGTGGTCGCCATGGAAGAGATTAGCCGTGCCTCTGCTTCTGTTGCATTGAGTTACGGGGCGCATTCAAACCTATGCGTCAATCAGATTTTTCGCAACGGAAATGCGGTTCAAAGAGAGAAATACTTACCTAAATTAATCGACGGCTCCCACATTGGCGCGCTGGCAATGAGTGAACCTAATGCAGGCTCAGACGTTGTCAGTATGCAGCTCAAAGCTGATTTACACGGCGATCACTATGTGTTGAACGGCACCAAGATGTGGATCACTAATGGCCCTGATGCACATGTGCTGGTGGTTTATGCCAAAACAGACCCTAGCGCCGCCTCACGGGGTATCACTGCCTTCATTATCGAACGTGATTTTGCAGGATTCAGCCACGCTCAAAAGCTCGACAAACTCGGTATGCGAGGCTCTAACACCTGTGAACTGGTTTTCAACAACTGCAAAGTCCCGGTTGAAAACGTACTCGGTGAAGTAAATCAAGGTGTCAAAGTCTTGATGAGTGGCTTAGATTATGAGCGCGTTGTTCTGGCAGCGGGCCCGCTCGGTATTATGCAAGCGTGTCTCGACCTTGTCGTACCCTACGTTCATGACCGTAAACAATTTGGTCAATCCATCGGTGAATTCCAGCTAGTGCAAGCCAAAGTGGCGGATATGTATACCCGTGCCAACGCGGCACGCGCTTATGTGTATACCGTAGCCGCTGCCTGTGACCGAGGTGAAACAACAAGAAAAGACGCCGCAGGCGTGATTCTTTACAGTGCCGAATTAGCCACACAGCTTGCACTGGATGCCATCCAGTTGCTAGGCGGTAATGGATATATCAATGAATTCCCTGCGGGTCGTTTATTAAGAGACGCCAAACTCTATGAAATTGGTGCGGGTACTTCCGAAATTCGCAGGATGCTTATCGGGCGTGAGCTGTTTGAAGAGTCACGCTAA
- a CDS encoding hydroxymethylglutaryl-CoA lyase — translation MMATSLLPESIKIVEVGPRDGLQNEQAVSTEAKVALINQLSCCGLTHIEAGSFVSPKWVPQMADSLEVMATITRASNVKYAALTPNMRGFEQAIEANADEVAVFTSSSQGFCQKNINCSIEESLERFRPLVAEAKDKGIPVRGYLSCIVDCPYDGPTEPSQVAKVAQALLELGCYEVSLGDTIGTGTPIKVANMLDAVFERVPSHQVAVHFHDTWGQALANIYQALQMGVHVVDSSVAGLGGCPYAAGASGNVATEDVVYLCQGLGIETGVDLHRLAQAGWEISDALGRQPTSKVSLALRR, via the coding sequence ATGATGGCTACCTCGCTACTGCCAGAGTCGATCAAGATAGTCGAAGTTGGTCCTCGCGACGGTTTGCAAAATGAGCAAGCCGTTTCAACCGAGGCAAAAGTCGCGCTGATCAATCAACTCTCTTGCTGCGGTCTTACCCACATCGAAGCGGGATCATTTGTCTCGCCTAAGTGGGTGCCACAAATGGCGGACTCATTGGAAGTCATGGCAACAATCACTCGCGCATCGAACGTGAAGTATGCTGCCCTAACACCAAATATGAGAGGGTTTGAGCAGGCTATCGAAGCCAATGCCGACGAAGTCGCGGTATTCACATCGTCTTCACAAGGCTTTTGTCAGAAAAACATTAACTGTTCTATTGAAGAAAGCCTTGAACGATTCCGGCCCCTGGTGGCTGAAGCAAAAGACAAAGGCATCCCCGTTAGAGGTTACTTGTCCTGCATCGTCGATTGTCCTTATGATGGTCCAACCGAGCCTTCTCAGGTCGCCAAAGTTGCCCAAGCACTATTAGAACTTGGTTGCTATGAAGTGTCTCTTGGCGACACCATTGGCACAGGTACACCAATAAAAGTGGCCAACATGCTCGATGCGGTTTTTGAACGAGTGCCCTCCCATCAGGTCGCCGTTCATTTCCATGATACTTGGGGGCAAGCGCTCGCCAATATATATCAAGCCCTTCAAATGGGGGTCCATGTTGTCGATAGCAGCGTCGCGGGCTTAGGGGGCTGCCCTTATGCTGCAGGCGCGTCGGGTAACGTCGCGACAGAAGATGTTGTGTACCTTTGCCAAGGTTTAGGGATTGAAACGGGCGTGGATTTACATCGCCTTGCCCAAGCAGGGTGGGAAATCAGCGACGCCTTAGGGCGCCAACCGACTTCCAAAGTGTCACTGGCTTTGCGCCGCTAA
- a CDS encoding enoyl-CoA hydratase/isomerase family protein: protein MTATVYFKERLCQDGSTKIGVATLDNAPSLNALTYDMLALLKQKLESWQADDSVVCVLLEGQGEKAFCAGGDVRTMHDVMRDKSSQDIEAFCTTFFKLEYQCDYLIHTFTKPIIAWGEGIIMGGGMGLYMGCSHKVVTPTTRLAMPEVSIGLYPDVGATWFLNRLEPGVGLFLGLTGVMINGSDALDVNLADHMVLSQEKESLIERLLSLHWHDKEDAYDAVTDLLIEFGDNVNGHRPDPQMLPFMQDIQRACSASTVVEVSNNILALKGQSKWLDIAKSNHASGSPITSHICFRQLNQYKDLSLADCFRLELNLSVRSGLLGEFREGVRARLIDKDGEPKWQFSRVDNVDEAVIDTLFTSLWDEKLHPLAKLGHY from the coding sequence ATGACAGCAACCGTTTATTTCAAGGAGCGACTTTGCCAAGATGGGAGTACCAAGATAGGTGTAGCAACGCTTGACAATGCGCCTTCACTCAATGCTTTGACTTATGACATGTTAGCCTTGCTCAAACAGAAACTGGAAAGCTGGCAAGCCGACGACAGTGTTGTTTGCGTTTTGCTGGAAGGGCAAGGTGAGAAAGCGTTTTGTGCTGGTGGTGATGTACGCACCATGCACGACGTAATGCGAGATAAATCCAGTCAAGACATCGAAGCGTTCTGTACCACTTTTTTCAAACTTGAGTACCAATGTGACTATCTGATCCACACCTTCACTAAACCAATTATTGCTTGGGGTGAAGGAATCATCATGGGTGGAGGAATGGGCTTGTATATGGGCTGTAGCCACAAGGTGGTGACGCCAACTACGCGTTTGGCCATGCCCGAAGTGAGTATCGGCCTTTATCCGGATGTCGGCGCCACTTGGTTTCTTAACCGGCTTGAACCTGGTGTGGGGTTATTCCTTGGTTTAACGGGAGTGATGATTAACGGTAGTGATGCGCTTGATGTCAACTTAGCTGACCATATGGTGCTCTCACAAGAGAAAGAGTCGCTGATTGAGCGCTTGTTATCTCTACATTGGCACGACAAAGAGGACGCTTATGACGCTGTGACAGACTTGCTGATTGAATTTGGTGATAACGTTAATGGTCATAGGCCAGACCCACAAATGTTGCCTTTCATGCAAGACATCCAACGTGCATGCAGCGCAAGTACTGTTGTCGAGGTAAGTAACAACATTCTGGCGCTGAAAGGGCAAAGTAAGTGGCTCGATATTGCGAAAAGCAATCATGCTTCCGGTAGCCCGATCACATCCCATATTTGTTTCAGGCAACTCAATCAATACAAAGATCTGTCATTAGCGGATTGTTTTCGTCTTGAATTGAATCTCTCGGTACGTTCGGGGCTGCTAGGAGAATTTCGCGAGGGCGTCAGGGCTAGGTTGATTGATAAGGACGGCGAACCTAAATGGCAGTTCAGTCGTGTCGATAATGTTGATGAAGCGGTTATTGATACCTTGTTCACATCACTTTGGGATGAAAAATTACATCCACTGGCAAAACTGGGCCACTACTAA
- a CDS encoding EamA family transporter → MNQTLKARQEGFGVLVILFASLLWGTTGTAATYAPDISPLAIGAFSMGVGGVMMALFACGTIRKDRHILVSNKLVLLLGALALAVYPLAFYSSMRMAGVAIGTVVSIASAPFFVALLECLFGKEKSIDTRWVISLTVGATGIVLLTLSETSTSIQTDVEQTKYIGIVLGLLAGFTYATYAWAAKALIIEGVHSKSAMGSIFGLGSLLLLPSLFFTGGNLFATSINASVALYMALVPMFLGYVCFGYGLTTVSASKASLLTLFEPAVAAVLAVAVVGEHIGLLGWIGIGLIMVCLLLQSYQPKHREPLLAAQSQ, encoded by the coding sequence ATGAATCAGACACTAAAAGCTCGTCAGGAAGGTTTCGGAGTTTTGGTCATCCTGTTTGCTTCTTTATTGTGGGGAACGACCGGTACCGCAGCCACGTATGCGCCTGATATCAGCCCGCTGGCGATTGGCGCTTTTTCGATGGGCGTTGGCGGCGTTATGATGGCTCTGTTTGCCTGCGGTACGATCAGAAAAGACCGACATATATTGGTATCCAATAAACTTGTTTTATTGCTGGGGGCACTGGCTTTAGCGGTTTATCCTCTTGCGTTCTATAGCTCGATGAGAATGGCGGGTGTCGCGATTGGAACCGTGGTATCTATCGCGAGTGCACCGTTCTTCGTTGCATTGTTGGAATGCCTGTTTGGCAAAGAAAAGTCAATTGACACTCGCTGGGTGATAAGCTTGACAGTGGGCGCGACTGGCATCGTTTTACTGACTCTTTCAGAGACATCAACGTCAATACAAACCGATGTAGAGCAAACCAAATATATAGGGATAGTGCTTGGATTGCTTGCGGGGTTCACCTATGCCACTTACGCATGGGCGGCAAAAGCGCTCATCATTGAGGGCGTGCATTCCAAATCTGCGATGGGGAGCATATTTGGTTTGGGTTCACTATTGCTGCTACCTTCATTATTTTTTACTGGTGGTAATTTGTTTGCGACATCTATCAATGCATCCGTCGCCTTGTATATGGCGTTGGTTCCAATGTTTCTCGGCTATGTCTGCTTTGGTTATGGGTTAACAACGGTATCAGCAAGCAAAGCAAGTTTACTAACGCTGTTTGAGCCTGCTGTGGCCGCTGTACTTGCTGTGGCTGTAGTGGGAGAACATATTGGCCTATTGGGGTGGATAGGAATTGGGCTGATCATGGTTTGCTTGTTACTTCAATCCTATCAGCCCAAACATAGAGAGCCCTTATTAGCGGCGCAAAGCCAGTGA